A stretch of DNA from Longimicrobium sp.:
CACAGGACCGGCATTCGCACGGATGACCGCAGGGCCGAAGAATCTTCTCACCCTGCCAGGTAGGTTGGGCGCGGTAGCGGCACGGATGCCTGCTCGCTTCATCCCCCGATAGCCAAGCTGTTTATCCGGATCTAGTATCACACGGAGTCAACAGAGAACCCCCGCAGTTCTCCGTTAACTCCGTTTCCTCCGTGTGAGACATTCAGTTATGGATCTCGGTCCCGAACGATCCTCTGCAAAATGGGATGAGACTCTTCAGGCCTGTGCCGAACGACTCTCGCCCTCCGGCCCGGGGGCGGGGCGCGGCCGGGGCGGGAAGAAGCGCGGGGCGGGGAGCTTCTCGCGGCGCGCGCCGGGGCGCCAGGCCACCGCCGGCGGGGCGGGGACGCGGCTCCCCTCGCCGAGCACCACCTGGCGCTCGGCGCCGGGCGCGGCGGACGCGTGGAGCCAGCTGGACCACCCCAGGCGCGGCCAGCCGGCGCCCGAGAGCCGCGCCGCGGGGGCCTGGTCCGCGCCGAGCCGCAGGCGCACGGTGAACTCCAGGTCCACCCCCACCCAGAAGCGCACCAGCTCGCAGAGCGGCCGGAAGGCGGTGCCCGAGGGGAGGAAGTCCTGGAAGCGCCCGGCGGTGAGCGGCCCCACCTCGATCTCGAACGCCGCCTGCTGGTCCCACACCCGCCCCCCCAGCACCGCGTCCACCCCCAGCGCGTGGTTGCGCCCCAGCCGCGCGCCCACGCGGGTGCGGTCCTCGGCCTCCAGCGCGTGCCAGCGCCCGCGGAATTGCACCCCGCGCACCGGCACGCCGAAGTAGTCGCACAGCAGCGACTCCAGCCCCGCCATCGAGCGCGGCCGCTGCGCCAGGAGGCCCGCGTAGGTGAGCAGCGCCCCGTCCTGCACCCCCGCGTCGCGCAGTCGGCCCCGCGTCCCCCGCGTTCCCAGCCCCACCAGCGCGAAGAGCGCCTGCGCCAGCGGCGTGTCCTCGGCCACCGTGGTGGAGAGCGCGGGGCGGTACCTGCGCCGGGCCGCGAACATCAGCCGCACCAGGCGGTGGTTGAAGAGGTCCAGGAAGTCGCGCCCGGGCTGGCCGCCGTCGCGCCGGCGCGGGCGGGCTCCCCGGGCCTCGTCGCCCTGGTCCGGCCGCGGCTCGCGGCGGACGCGCGCCAGCACCAGCTCGGTGAGCGGGCGCGGCAGCGGGCCCGTCACCCCGGCCAGCCCCAGGAAGTTCACCGTCATCTCGAACGGGGCGCCCCCCTCCCTCGGTCGCCGCACCGCGGCCACGTCCGAGGCGGGGAAGGCCATCGACACCTTCGAGCGGAAGCGCACCGCCTGGTCGCGGGCGCGCTCCAGCCGGCGCACCGCCTCCAGCAGGCGCGCGGCCCGCGAGACGTCGGCCCGCACCGCCGCCCCGGGCGCGGGGCGCCGCCTGCGCCGCGCCGCCGCCAGGGTGCGCAGCAGGCGCTTCAGCACCACGCCAGCCGCCGCGCCCTCGGCCACCAGCGGCACGGCCGCGCGGGCCGCCAGCAGCTCGGCCAGGGGGCGCGGCGGGGCGCCCAGCACCCCGGCCAGCGCCAGGCGCTCGGCGGCCGGGTCGTGCGGCGCCTTCCCCCAGGCGGCCGCGGGGGCCGCGTGGGCGAGCGCGCGGAAGCGCACCGCCTCGGTCTGGGCGCGGGCGCGGCGGCGCACCACCTCCAGCAGGCGCACCGCCTGCAGGAAGTCGAAGCGCGGCGCCTCCTCGGGGTCCAGGAGGCGGGCGGCCACGGGGCGGACCATTCGCGCGCGCGGGGAAGCCAGCGTGTCCATGCGCCCTCAGGCGGCCGCGGCGGCGGGTTCGGGAAGGATCGTCGGGACGCGAGACATCGGCTGCGCGGCTCCGGGAGCGGGTGTCGGTGTGCGCCTACAGGACGGGCTGCTCGCCGGCCATGGGGGGCCAGCGCTTCCACACCTCGTCGGTCTGGTCGCGGCGGATGACGGTCTGCGTGAACGAGTTCACCGAGGCGTAGAGCGCCAGGAAGCGCGCCAGCACGGCGCCCAGCAGGAACGCGCTCCCGCCGGCGAACTTCTCCTCGTCGAAGGCGAGCTCCACCTCGGTGCCGCGGCAGAGCCCCCGCCAGGCGTCGCCGCCCAGGCGGCGCACCACGCGGCGGGTCCGGAGGGCGCGGATGCCGTCCACCTGGCGCCGCGCCCCGTCGGCCCCGAAGGCCCCGTACAGGCGCAGGATCTCCTGCAGCGCCTCCAGCGCCCGCCCGTCGCCCTCGTCCAGGAGCGAGAGGTGGTTGAGCGAGAGCTGCGACACCAGCCGCCACATGGTGGCTCCCGAGAGCGGCGGGTCCTGCTGCGGCGTGGGCGGGTGCAGCACGGAGATGCGGTGCAAGGGCGCCGCCTCCTCGATCTGCAGCGTGTCGCCCGCCTGCAGCTGCTCGGCCAGGCGGCGGTTGGTGCAGAGCGTCTTCGCCCACACCGTGCGCCCCTCGGGGAGCGCGGGGTCGAGCTCCAGGTCCACGAACGAGAGCCGGAGCTCCGTCCCCGGCAGGTCGCGCCGGCCGGTGGGCACCCGCCTCGCGTGCCAGTAGGCGCGCTCGCGGCGGCCGTGGCGGAACGAGTAGAACGGCGCCACCGGCTTCGCCTCGGCCTCGCCCTCGGCCGTGGCCGTCACCTCCAGCACCGTGTGGATCTCGGTGCTGCGCTCGCGCCGCGCGTCGCCCACCAGCCGGTACTCCGGCAGGCGGTGGTCCAGCCGCAGCGGGTCCGTCGTCCTGCGGAAGAGGTTCACCACCGGCGTGCAGCCGAGCTGGAAGGTGTCCTCGTCCACCGAGAGCCACTCCGGCGGGCGCCGGTCCAGGAGCAGCACAAGGTCGCGCACCGCGCCGGCCGGGGCGCGGTCCAGCCCCGCGACGTCGAAGAAGAAGAACTTGCGCGGCACCGCGAAGTACTCCTGCAGCAGCCGGTACGCCGGGTGCGCGTGCGCCGGGTAGGGGAGCACCTCCTCGTCCCTCGCGAAGCCCACCGCGCGCACCGCGTCGGCCGGCAGGCGCACCGGGTCGCCCCCGTCGGTCACCACCAGCACCTCGCGCAGGTGCCCGAAGATCAATTCGTAGAGCGCCCCCGCACTCCTCAGGTCCGCGTTCAGGTAGAAGCGCAAGCGTTCGGGCCGGCACGGCGGGTCGCCGCCGTCGCGCAGCGTGATGCGCAGCGCCCGGTCGGCCCCGCGCCCGAAGCGGTCGGCCGACTCGAAGCCCGCGTAGGAGACCGCCAGCGGCCAGAGGGTGGCCGGGTAGCAGGTGAGGAAGCGGCAGTGCACCCCCTCGCCCGTCTGCGCGAAGAGCTTCGTCCCCCTGGCCACCAGGTGCCCGGTGGTGAGCTTGCCGCTGGTGGGGTCGGGCTCGAAGCGCGCCACCGTCACCGAGGGGACGGGCGCGGTGAAGTGCGGGTAGAGGATCCCCAGCATCGCCGCCGCCACCTCGGGGAACTCGTCGTCCACCGCGCGCTGGATGCGCGCGGTCAGGAAGGCGAAGCTCTCGATCAGCCGCTCGACGTGCGGGTCGGGGCTCTCGTCCAGCGCCAGCTCCAGGCGGCGGGCCACCTTGGGGTGGCGCTTCGCGAACTCCTGGCCGGCGGTGCGCAGGTAGCCCAGCTCCGCCTGGTAGTAGGCGAGCAGCTCGTCGGTGTCGCGCGCGCTCATGCGTGGTCCTTCACGTCCCGCGTCCTGCCTTCTCGATCAGGGTTTTTTCGAACTACGGCTGCGAACAGCGACTGCTGATTCGGGCGTGTCCCTCCGCTGCGCTCCGGGCCGGGCTGCGCGCGCCGTAGGGCACGGTACGACTGTGCCCAACGGCGCCGGGCCCCGGTCGCGCCAAACCCCCGGCACGCCCGTGTCCCGGCCCTCCGGGCGCGCATCCCTCACGCTCGTGCCGCTCCGCCGAGTGCCGATGCAGAGCAGGCCTCCGCCGGGCTAGGCATGCCTCGCCCCTACGCGCCAGCGCTCGTTCCCACCCGTCACGAGCGAAGCGAGGAGGTCCCTCCCCCAGGCTGTTTTGGGGGAGGGACAGGCGCCTCAGGCGCCAGGGAGAGGGCCCCCGCGCGGAAACCCGTCCCCGTGGTTCCTGGGCACTGGGCACTGGGCACTGGGCACTGGGCACTTCCCCTCACGTCCGTCCCGGCCCCAGCGCCAGCCGCGTGAACGAGACCGCCTCGGCCACCTCGCCCACCACCAGCAGCGCGTCGATGCGGGCGTACAGGCGGCGCTCCTCGTGCTCGGGCGAGGGCTCCACCGTCACCCGCACCCGCTTCAGCCGCGGCTCGTACGCCTCCACGGCCGCCTTCACCGCCGCCGCGATCTCCTCGCGCCCGCCCGCGTCGCGGGTGTAGACGTGCGCCAGGTCCGGCAGCCCGTACTCCAGCGTGGTGCGCTCGCGCCCCTGCAGCTCCTCGGCGCGCAAGGGGCAGCGCGTGTTCAGCAGGCGCTCCAGCTCGGTTCGCACCGAGCGGCGCAGCGCCTGCCGGTCCAGCACGCGCGCGGGCTCCTCCTCCTCGTCCTCGTGGGGGTGCTCGTCCACCAGGCGGTCGAAGAGGAGGGCCCGCGCGCCGGGGATGCGGCGCCCCTCGCGGGGACCATGCATCCGCCCCACTTACAGCGTCTTGTTGGCGGTCACGTCCCAGCTTCCCGAGACGGTGCCCTTCTGCCCGCTCTCCTCGCTCTGCGACGTGTAGTCCCACTTGATCGAGGCGTAGTTGAGCGAGAGGCTCTCCACCGGCTTGTCGCCGCCGCCGCCGCCCACGGAGATGCTGGAGATGAGCACGTCCTCCATGGTGTAAATGATCAGCGGCAGGAGCTTGCCGCCGTCGTTGCGGCCGATGGTGATGGTCACCGAGGCCAGGTTGGTGGCCTCGCAGCACTTCTGGTTCAGCAGCGGCGTGGCCTGGTCCAGGTACTTGGTGACGTGGAAG
This window harbors:
- the tssG gene encoding type VI secretion system baseplate subunit TssG, with translation MDTLASPRARMVRPVAARLLDPEEAPRFDFLQAVRLLEVVRRRARAQTEAVRFRALAHAAPAAAWGKAPHDPAAERLALAGVLGAPPRPLAELLAARAAVPLVAEGAAAGVVLKRLLRTLAAARRRRRPAPGAAVRADVSRAARLLEAVRRLERARDQAVRFRSKVSMAFPASDVAAVRRPREGGAPFEMTVNFLGLAGVTGPLPRPLTELVLARVRREPRPDQGDEARGARPRRRDGGQPGRDFLDLFNHRLVRLMFAARRRYRPALSTTVAEDTPLAQALFALVGLGTRGTRGRLRDAGVQDGALLTYAGLLAQRPRSMAGLESLLCDYFGVPVRGVQFRGRWHALEAEDRTRVGARLGRNHALGVDAVLGGRVWDQQAAFEIEVGPLTAGRFQDFLPSGTAFRPLCELVRFWVGVDLEFTVRLRLGADQAPAARLSGAGWPRLGWSSWLHASAAPGAERQVVLGEGSRVPAPPAVAWRPGARREKLPAPRFFPPRPRPAPGPEGESRSAQA
- a CDS encoding type VI secretion system tube protein Hcp — encoded protein: MPDVIMMKIEGVPGTSQIDGYADQIELLSYSHGVSQQVTTDITNTERTSGRPIHQDFHVTKYLDQATPLLNQKCCEATNLASVTITIGRNDGGKLLPLIIYTMEDVLISSISVGGGGGDKPVESLSLNYASIKWDYTSQSEESGQKGTVSGSWDVTANKTL
- the tssF gene encoding type VI secretion system baseplate subunit TssF — encoded protein: MSARDTDELLAYYQAELGYLRTAGQEFAKRHPKVARRLELALDESPDPHVERLIESFAFLTARIQRAVDDEFPEVAAAMLGILYPHFTAPVPSVTVARFEPDPTSGKLTTGHLVARGTKLFAQTGEGVHCRFLTCYPATLWPLAVSYAGFESADRFGRGADRALRITLRDGGDPPCRPERLRFYLNADLRSAGALYELIFGHLREVLVVTDGGDPVRLPADAVRAVGFARDEEVLPYPAHAHPAYRLLQEYFAVPRKFFFFDVAGLDRAPAGAVRDLVLLLDRRPPEWLSVDEDTFQLGCTPVVNLFRRTTDPLRLDHRLPEYRLVGDARRERSTEIHTVLEVTATAEGEAEAKPVAPFYSFRHGRRERAYWHARRVPTGRRDLPGTELRLSFVDLELDPALPEGRTVWAKTLCTNRRLAEQLQAGDTLQIEEAAPLHRISVLHPPTPQQDPPLSGATMWRLVSQLSLNHLSLLDEGDGRALEALQEILRLYGAFGADGARRQVDGIRALRTRRVVRRLGGDAWRGLCRGTEVELAFDEEKFAGGSAFLLGAVLARFLALYASVNSFTQTVIRRDQTDEVWKRWPPMAGEQPVL
- the tssE gene encoding type VI secretion system baseplate subunit TssE, coding for MHGPREGRRIPGARALLFDRLVDEHPHEDEEEEPARVLDRQALRRSVRTELERLLNTRCPLRAEELQGRERTTLEYGLPDLAHVYTRDAGGREEIAAAVKAAVEAYEPRLKRVRVTVEPSPEHEERRLYARIDALLVVGEVAEAVSFTRLALGPGRT